The following proteins come from a genomic window of Flavobacterium eburneipallidum:
- the rlmH gene encoding 23S rRNA (pseudouridine(1915)-N(3))-methyltransferase RlmH → MNIKLIAIGKTDNKNLQALIDEYQKRLSFYIKFDLEIIPDIKNVKNLSESQQKEKEGELILAKITPTDQLILLDENGKNFSSVGFSDELQKKMNSGVKTLVFVIGGPYGFSETVYAKAQGKISLSLMTFSHQMVRLFFIEQLYRGFTILKNEPYHHQ, encoded by the coding sequence ATGAATATCAAACTCATTGCCATAGGCAAAACCGACAATAAAAATCTGCAAGCACTAATTGATGAATATCAAAAACGCTTATCATTTTACATCAAGTTTGATTTAGAGATAATTCCTGATATTAAAAACGTAAAAAATTTATCAGAAAGTCAGCAAAAAGAAAAAGAAGGCGAATTGATTTTGGCAAAAATAACACCAACAGATCAACTCATTTTATTAGACGAAAATGGGAAAAATTTCTCGAGTGTAGGATTTTCGGATGAATTACAAAAGAAAATGAATTCGGGCGTAAAGACTTTGGTTTTCGTCATCGGTGGTCCGTATGGATTTTCGGAAACGGTTTATGCCAAAGCACAAGGTAAAATATCACTGTCGCTAATGACTTTTTCCCATCAAATGGTGCGTTTGTTTTTTATCGAACAATTGTATCGTGGATTTACTATTTTGAAGAATGAACCCTATCATCATCAGTAA
- a CDS encoding type II toxin-antitoxin system RelE/ParE family toxin: MPKYRLTNKAVEDLSKIWDYTFEIWSEEQADKYYYELLANCQKLAENQFLGRSYTEINNEIQGFKSGQHIIFYSIVNEDEIEIIRFLHSRMDLKNKIQE; encoded by the coding sequence ATGCCTAAATATCGTCTTACCAACAAAGCGGTTGAAGATTTGTCTAAAATTTGGGATTACACTTTCGAAATTTGGTCAGAAGAACAAGCCGACAAATATTATTATGAATTATTAGCGAATTGTCAAAAATTAGCTGAAAACCAATTTTTAGGAAGAAGTTACACAGAAATAAACAACGAAATTCAAGGCTTCAAATCAGGACAACACATCATTTTTTATAGTATTGTAAATGAAGATGAAATAGAAATCATTCGGTTTTTACATTCCAGAATGGATTTAAAAAATAAAATACAAGAATAA
- a CDS encoding CPBP family intramembrane glutamic endopeptidase, producing MFISQAYKGNNTWWRVLITIVLTTGIFISNFIAIYLMSKEETDKLYQSMKDMPSYQSLLINLSPFIFLLLLLFLLVRNLHNRSVLSLTTSREKVDYKRFLFSFGLIIFFTIATFFVSYLYDNSNIEWNFHPIKFLTLFCISILLFPFQIGFEEYLFRGYLMQQIGIIAKNRWIPLLITSVVFGLFHSANPEVAEMGFGVMFFYIGTGLLLGIMTLMDESLELALGFHLGNNLMAALLITTDFSAIQTDAIFKYSGVENPVDMLHEMIISIAIVYPIILFIFAKKYQWQHWKNKLTGKIQP from the coding sequence ATGTTTATATCCCAAGCATACAAAGGCAACAATACTTGGTGGCGTGTCTTGATTACCATAGTATTGACTACCGGAATATTTATTAGCAACTTCATTGCTATTTATTTAATGTCAAAAGAAGAGACAGACAAATTGTATCAATCGATGAAAGATATGCCTAGCTACCAGTCGCTTTTGATTAATCTTTCTCCGTTTATTTTTCTGCTACTACTGTTGTTTTTGTTGGTTCGAAATTTACATAACCGAAGCGTTTTGTCGCTAACCACTTCCAGAGAAAAAGTAGATTACAAAAGATTTTTGTTTTCTTTTGGATTGATTATTTTCTTCACTATTGCAACTTTTTTTGTTTCCTATTTATATGATAATTCCAACATTGAATGGAATTTCCATCCCATAAAATTCCTGACCTTATTTTGCATTAGCATCCTATTATTTCCATTTCAAATTGGATTCGAAGAGTATTTATTCCGAGGCTATTTGATGCAACAAATTGGAATAATTGCCAAAAATAGATGGATTCCATTGCTAATTACTTCGGTTGTTTTTGGATTATTTCATAGTGCTAATCCCGAAGTGGCTGAAATGGGTTTTGGAGTCATGTTTTTTTATATTGGAACAGGATTATTATTAGGCATAATGACTTTAATGGACGAAAGTTTGGAACTGGCTTTGGGCTTTCATTTAGGTAATAATTTAATGGCGGCTTTGCTCATTACCACCGATTTTTCAGCAATCCAAACCGATGCGATTTTCAAATATTCAGGCGTTGAAAACCCTGTTGATATGTTGCATGAAATGATTATTTCAATTGCAATCGTCTATCCGATTATCTTATTTATATTTGCTAAAAAGTACCAATGGCAACACTGGAAAAATAAACTTACTGGAAAAATACAACCTTAA
- a CDS encoding outer membrane beta-barrel family protein: MKKLKSVLIGLLFISSILSFAQGKLQTAKIKVSGKVIEKVSKQTLEYATITITQPNLPKTISGGVTNPKGEFVIEVAPGVYDIRIEFISFKPIIFKERNLTTNTNLGQIALEEDATQLNEVMVRAESTTVSVKLDKKIYSVGNDLMVKGGTVSDVLDNIPSVSVDAEGAVSLRGNESVTILIDGKPSNAININEALRLIPADAIDKVEVITNPSARYDAEGGAGILNIVLKKGKNQGFNGTFIAASGYPETNSISGTLNYKTKNFNLFTNQGYSYRNNPGNARIESEYLTPNVGSPDFILETRDNERINKGYNGNLGLELYLNESTSWTNTINYRDSKKNDNNDVNYNNQFYADTPSNYNRTRLNQGNSNEDGVEFRSSLQKKFKKDGHKLDVDVQISTNDENEYNSILDSDSGNDVTQNIQKQDRQLYQLDYVLPIGEGGQFEAGYRGSFTNQLTDVTVFNNGVLNTNFTNELEYIENVNAFYTQYGFKKNKFSYLFGLRWEDSNIEVNQFTQNNFNNKKYNNFFPSAFVTYELSEDSNLSLNYSRRITRPRGRMINPFSNYSSNINIFQGNPDLDPAMTDAVDFGYLKKWGKFILSTSIYTNKSTDVFQFARINSGDEVNGIPVIISTPINLATEYRTGFEFNLNYSPYKWWKLNSNFNLFNVITEGDYTYTDFNNQEVTQSFDNNATTWSAKLNSKITLPYAIDWQTNMNYNGDQKTAQGKMIGIFSMNLGFSKDVMKEKGTIALGVSDVFNSRKMKSETFLQTPQEVRTYSEMQFRQRQFTLSFTYRFNKPKNEKERQPKREMENGGGDEFQG; the protein is encoded by the coding sequence ATGAAAAAATTAAAATCCGTCCTGATTGGTCTTTTGTTTATTAGTTCTATTTTGAGTTTTGCACAAGGAAAATTGCAAACAGCTAAAATAAAAGTTTCAGGAAAAGTTATCGAAAAAGTAAGCAAACAAACGCTTGAATATGCTACTATTACAATTACACAACCTAATTTGCCAAAAACAATTTCTGGAGGAGTAACCAATCCAAAAGGGGAGTTTGTTATTGAGGTAGCTCCGGGAGTTTATGATATTAGAATAGAATTTATTTCATTTAAGCCAATTATTTTTAAAGAACGAAATCTTACTACCAATACTAATTTAGGGCAAATCGCTTTAGAGGAAGATGCTACACAATTGAATGAAGTTATGGTTAGAGCAGAAAGTACTACAGTTTCTGTTAAGTTAGATAAAAAGATTTATAGTGTTGGTAACGATTTGATGGTAAAAGGAGGAACAGTGAGTGATGTGTTGGATAACATTCCATCCGTTTCGGTAGATGCTGAAGGAGCTGTTAGTTTGAGAGGAAACGAAAGTGTTACTATCCTTATCGACGGAAAACCATCGAATGCTATTAATATCAACGAAGCACTCCGATTAATTCCTGCCGATGCAATTGATAAAGTAGAAGTAATTACTAATCCATCAGCTAGATATGACGCAGAAGGTGGTGCTGGAATTTTGAATATTGTACTGAAAAAAGGAAAGAATCAGGGGTTTAATGGAACTTTTATTGCTGCGTCAGGTTATCCTGAAACAAATAGTATTAGTGGAACTTTAAATTATAAAACCAAGAACTTCAATTTATTCACCAATCAAGGATACTCTTATAGAAACAATCCTGGTAATGCTCGAATTGAATCGGAGTATTTAACACCAAATGTAGGTTCTCCTGATTTTATATTAGAAACAAGAGATAATGAGCGAATCAATAAAGGTTATAATGGGAATTTAGGACTTGAATTGTATTTAAACGAATCTACATCTTGGACCAATACAATCAACTACAGAGATTCTAAAAAAAATGATAATAACGATGTAAATTATAACAATCAATTCTATGCTGATACTCCTAGTAATTACAATAGAACCCGTTTGAATCAAGGAAATTCCAATGAAGATGGAGTAGAATTCAGATCTAGTTTGCAAAAAAAGTTCAAAAAAGATGGACATAAATTAGATGTTGACGTTCAAATTTCTACTAATGATGAAAATGAATATAATTCTATTTTGGACAGTGATAGTGGTAATGATGTGACTCAAAATATTCAAAAACAAGACAGACAATTGTATCAATTGGATTATGTTTTGCCAATAGGTGAAGGAGGACAGTTCGAAGCAGGTTATAGAGGTAGTTTTACCAATCAGTTGACAGACGTAACCGTTTTTAATAATGGTGTTTTGAATACCAATTTTACCAATGAGTTAGAATATATCGAAAACGTAAATGCTTTTTATACTCAATATGGTTTCAAGAAAAATAAATTTTCTTATTTGTTTGGCTTGCGTTGGGAAGATTCTAATATTGAAGTCAATCAGTTTACTCAAAACAATTTTAACAACAAAAAGTACAACAACTTCTTTCCGAGTGCTTTTGTAACTTACGAATTGTCTGAAGACAGTAATTTGTCACTAAATTATAGCCGAAGAATTACACGTCCAAGAGGAAGAATGATTAATCCGTTTAGCAATTATTCAAGTAATATCAATATTTTTCAGGGAAATCCAGATTTAGATCCCGCGATGACTGATGCTGTAGATTTTGGATACCTAAAAAAATGGGGTAAATTTATTTTGAGTACTTCGATTTATACTAACAAATCAACAGATGTTTTTCAATTCGCTAGAATCAACTCGGGTGATGAGGTAAATGGAATTCCAGTAATTATTTCAACTCCAATCAATTTAGCTACCGAATACAGAACAGGATTTGAATTTAATCTTAATTATTCTCCTTATAAATGGTGGAAATTGAACTCTAATTTTAATTTATTCAATGTTATTACAGAAGGAGATTATACATACACTGATTTTAATAATCAAGAAGTGACTCAAAGTTTTGATAATAATGCTACAACTTGGTCGGCTAAATTAAATTCGAAAATCACTTTGCCTTATGCAATTGATTGGCAAACGAATATGAATTACAATGGTGATCAAAAAACAGCTCAAGGAAAAATGATTGGAATTTTCTCTATGAATCTCGGATTTAGTAAAGATGTGATGAAAGAAAAGGGAACTATTGCATTGGGCGTGAGCGATGTGTTCAACTCTAGAAAAATGAAATCGGAGACTTTTTTACAAACTCCTCAAGAAGTTAGAACCTACAGTGAAATGCAATTCAGACAAAGACAATTCACCCTTTCGTTTACGTATAGATTCAACAAACCGAAAAACGAAAAAGAAAGACAACCTAAACGAGAGATGGAAAACGGTGGAGGTGATGAGTTTCAAGGGTAA
- a CDS encoding arsenate reductase family protein, with the protein MIQVYHNSRCGKSRECLISLEKSGQEYEIIKYLDDVPTFDEMKVIIQKLQIKPIELVRVKEKIWIEKFKNLTMTDDEIIQAMVANPILVERPIVINGNKAVVARPLEKMNSIL; encoded by the coding sequence ATGATTCAAGTATATCATAATTCCCGCTGTGGAAAATCGAGAGAATGTCTGATTTCTTTAGAAAAATCAGGTCAAGAATACGAAATTATCAAATATTTGGATGATGTTCCCACTTTTGATGAAATGAAAGTAATTATCCAGAAATTACAAATAAAACCCATTGAATTAGTGCGTGTGAAAGAGAAAATTTGGATCGAAAAATTCAAAAATTTAACAATGACCGATGATGAAATAATTCAAGCTATGGTTGCTAATCCAATTCTTGTCGAAAGACCTATCGTTATTAACGGAAACAAAGCCGTTGTTGCAAGACCTTTAGAGAAAATGAATTCAATTCTTTAA
- the thrC gene encoding threonine synthase, which translates to MKYYSLNHNAPKVSFEEAVIQGLATDKGLYFPESITPLSPSFFENIENLSNAEIAFEAIQQFVGDEIPTETLKQIIAETLCFEFPTEKVEKDIYALELYHGPTMAFKDVGARFMSRCLGYFNKDKKDNKNTVLVATSGDTGGAVASGFLGVQGVEVVILYPSGKVSDIQERQLTTLGQNIKALEIDGVFDDCQDMVKKAFLDESLAHHNLTSANSINIARWLPQMFYFFFSYKQLKSQNKPLVFSCPSGNFGNICAGIMAKKLGLPIEHFVASTNVNDTVPRFLVEGNYDPKPSKATISNAMDVGNPSNFIRIQELYNNDLEQFKKDFSSFAYTDEETLEAMQSIYKTDGYIAEPHGAVGYLGLKNELKNHPNAIGIFLETAHPIKFLDVVEPALNIQLPIPTQIESVLNKEKVSTKIKTYEELKAFLG; encoded by the coding sequence ATGAAATATTACAGTTTAAACCATAATGCCCCAAAAGTTTCTTTCGAAGAAGCAGTAATACAAGGATTGGCCACCGATAAAGGATTGTATTTTCCAGAATCAATTACTCCATTGTCTCCATCATTTTTCGAAAATATAGAAAATTTAAGCAATGCAGAAATTGCTTTCGAAGCCATTCAGCAATTTGTGGGCGACGAAATTCCAACCGAAACCCTAAAACAAATCATAGCCGAAACCTTGTGTTTTGAATTTCCAACGGAAAAAGTGGAAAAAGACATTTATGCCCTGGAATTGTATCACGGGCCAACCATGGCATTCAAAGACGTGGGAGCACGTTTTATGTCACGTTGTCTGGGTTATTTCAACAAAGACAAAAAAGACAACAAAAACACGGTTCTTGTAGCTACTTCCGGAGATACCGGAGGAGCTGTGGCGAGTGGTTTCTTGGGTGTTCAAGGTGTGGAAGTCGTTATTTTATATCCTTCCGGAAAAGTGAGCGACATTCAGGAAAGACAATTGACCACTTTGGGACAAAACATCAAAGCATTGGAAATAGACGGTGTTTTTGACGATTGTCAGGATATGGTTAAAAAAGCTTTTTTGGACGAAAGTTTGGCGCACCACAACTTAACTTCGGCTAACTCGATTAACATTGCTCGTTGGTTGCCACAAATGTTTTACTTTTTCTTTTCGTACAAACAATTAAAATCACAAAACAAACCTTTGGTATTTTCTTGCCCAAGCGGAAATTTCGGAAATATCTGTGCCGGAATTATGGCGAAAAAATTAGGCTTACCAATTGAGCATTTCGTAGCTTCGACCAATGTAAATGATACTGTACCAAGATTTTTAGTAGAAGGAAATTACGATCCAAAACCGTCTAAAGCGACAATTTCGAATGCAATGGACGTTGGAAATCCAAGTAACTTTATCCGTATTCAGGAATTGTATAACAACGATTTGGAGCAATTCAAAAAAGACTTTTCTTCATTTGCTTATACTGACGAAGAAACTTTGGAAGCGATGCAATCCATCTACAAAACCGATGGCTACATCGCAGAACCTCACGGAGCTGTAGGTTATTTAGGTTTGAAAAACGAATTGAAAAACCATCCGAATGCGATTGGAATTTTCCTGGAGACAGCACATCCTATCAAATTTTTAGATGTCGTTGAACCAGCTTTAAATATCCAATTGCCTATTCCAACACAAATTGAAAGCGTACTGAACAAAGAAAAAGTAAGTACAAAAATTAAGACTTACGAGGAATTGAAAGCGTTTTTGGGATAA
- a CDS encoding ammonium transporter yields the protein MLDVGLTTFMILATSLVMLMTPGLAFFYGGLGCSKNILSIMMQSFVSMGISTVLWFAFGYSLCFSGNIDSGSDFFGIIGNLDKAFYHGITPSTLYSTDKPFPEYVFIAYQMMFAIITPALITGAFINRVSFKSYVVFLIFWQIFVYYPFVHMIWGGGLLAEWGVFDFAGGITVHATAGFAALASVYFVGRRQTTHEPNNIPLVAIGTALLWFGWYGFNAGSELAVNSITISSFLNTDTAASFAAVTWLLIEWNTGKKKPTFIGLMTGAVAGLATITPAAGFVDIYSAALIGIIAAFGCFAAVKFKEKKGWDDALDVWGVHGMGGIIGTICLGFFANSTINSAIPNGLFYGGDGMLLFKECVAILFATSYAFIFTVLLFKIINKFIPVRVSEIEQELGLDLSHHGEVARHQR from the coding sequence ATGTTAGATGTAGGATTAACCACTTTTATGATTTTGGCTACTAGTTTAGTGATGCTGATGACACCTGGTCTTGCTTTCTTTTATGGTGGATTAGGATGTAGCAAGAATATTTTGAGTATTATGATGCAAAGTTTTGTTTCTATGGGAATAAGTACGGTGCTTTGGTTTGCTTTTGGCTATTCACTTTGCTTTAGCGGGAACATCGATTCGGGTTCTGACTTTTTTGGAATCATCGGAAATTTAGACAAAGCATTTTATCACGGCATTACGCCCTCGACATTATATTCGACTGATAAACCCTTTCCTGAATATGTATTTATTGCGTATCAAATGATGTTTGCTATTATTACTCCGGCATTGATTACTGGAGCTTTTATCAATCGTGTTTCTTTTAAATCTTATGTTGTTTTCCTGATTTTTTGGCAAATATTTGTTTACTATCCTTTTGTTCACATGATTTGGGGTGGCGGATTATTAGCTGAATGGGGTGTTTTTGATTTTGCAGGAGGAATCACAGTACATGCAACGGCTGGATTTGCAGCATTGGCATCAGTTTATTTTGTGGGTCGCCGACAAACGACACATGAGCCTAATAACATTCCGCTTGTTGCTATTGGAACTGCTTTGCTTTGGTTTGGATGGTACGGATTTAATGCAGGAAGTGAATTGGCAGTAAACTCAATTACCATTTCTTCCTTTTTGAATACAGATACGGCGGCTTCTTTTGCGGCGGTCACTTGGTTACTCATCGAATGGAACACAGGCAAAAAGAAACCCACTTTTATTGGGTTAATGACTGGAGCCGTTGCAGGTTTGGCTACTATTACTCCAGCAGCTGGATTTGTCGATATTTATTCAGCAGCACTTATTGGAATTATTGCCGCTTTTGGTTGTTTTGCAGCGGTAAAATTCAAAGAAAAGAAAGGTTGGGACGATGCGTTGGATGTATGGGGAGTTCACGGTATGGGAGGAATAATCGGGACTATTTGTTTGGGTTTCTTTGCTAATAGCACTATTAATTCTGCCATTCCAAACGGATTATTTTACGGCGGTGATGGCATGTTATTGTTCAAAGAATGTGTAGCTATATTATTTGCAACTAGTTATGCTTTTATTTTTACCGTTTTATTATTCAAAATTATCAATAAATTTATTCCTGTTCGTGTATCTGAAATTGAACAAGAATTAGGATTAGATTTAAGCCATCACGGCGAAGTAGCGAGACACCAACGCTAG
- a CDS encoding homoserine kinase, which produces MNEIKIFCPATIANLSCGFDVLGLCLATQGDEMIIRKSDVKGVRITKIVGADLPMETENNVSGVAALAMLEEVETEFGFEIEIYKHIKAGSGIGSSAASSAGAVFGINELLGRPFTRKELVKFAMQGEKLASGNAHADNVAPCLLGGFTLVRSSNPLDIIKIDSPSELYATVVHPQIELKTSDARSVLKQTVSLKSAITQWGNVGGLVAGLYTNDYELIGRSLHDEIIEPVRSMLIPGFDLIKKTAYENGALGSGISGSGPSIFALSRGKETADKIAKAMSAVYDEINLPYEIHVSKVNPDGVSVI; this is translated from the coding sequence ATGAATGAAATAAAAATATTTTGCCCTGCAACTATAGCGAATCTCTCCTGTGGATTTGATGTTCTAGGTCTTTGCTTAGCGACTCAAGGTGACGAAATGATTATTCGAAAATCGGATGTAAAAGGTGTTCGTATCACTAAAATTGTAGGCGCAGATTTGCCAATGGAAACCGAAAACAACGTTTCTGGTGTTGCTGCTTTAGCGATGCTGGAAGAAGTGGAAACCGAATTTGGATTCGAAATCGAAATCTACAAACACATCAAAGCGGGAAGTGGAATCGGAAGCAGTGCTGCCAGTTCTGCCGGAGCTGTTTTTGGGATCAACGAATTGTTAGGTCGTCCTTTCACTCGAAAAGAATTAGTAAAATTTGCGATGCAAGGCGAAAAATTAGCCAGTGGAAATGCCCACGCTGACAACGTTGCTCCTTGTCTTTTGGGTGGATTTACTTTAGTAAGAAGTTCAAATCCTTTGGATATTATCAAAATTGACAGCCCTTCGGAATTGTATGCCACTGTGGTTCATCCTCAAATTGAGTTAAAAACTTCGGATGCCCGTTCGGTATTGAAACAAACGGTTTCTCTAAAAAGCGCCATTACCCAATGGGGAAATGTGGGCGGATTAGTAGCCGGATTATACACGAACGATTACGAATTAATTGGTCGTTCTTTACACGATGAAATCATCGAACCGGTTCGCAGTATGTTGATACCGGGTTTTGATTTAATCAAAAAAACCGCTTATGAAAATGGAGCATTGGGTTCGGGTATTTCAGGTTCAGGTCCTTCTATTTTTGCATTAAGCAGAGGAAAAGAAACTGCTGATAAAATTGCCAAAGCGATGAGTGCCGTATATGATGAAATCAATTTGCCTTATGAAATTCACGTTTCGAAAGTGAATCCGGATGGGGTGAGTGTGATATAA
- a CDS encoding type II toxin-antitoxin system ParD family antitoxin, which translates to MGRNTSVSLGDYFENFVEGKISEGRFKNASEVIRAGLRMLEEEENKIMALKKAINEGIESGIAESFNAKQHLEFLKAKKRDA; encoded by the coding sequence ATGGGACGTAATACATCAGTTTCTTTAGGCGACTACTTCGAGAATTTTGTTGAAGGCAAAATTTCAGAAGGCAGATTTAAAAATGCTAGTGAAGTGATTCGCGCTGGTTTGAGAATGTTGGAAGAAGAAGAAAACAAAATAATGGCACTCAAAAAAGCCATTAACGAAGGCATAGAAAGCGGAATTGCAGAAAGTTTCAACGCAAAACAACATTTGGAATTTTTAAAAGCTAAAAAAAGAGATGCCTAA
- the thrA gene encoding bifunctional aspartate kinase/homoserine dehydrogenase I, translating to MIVLKFGGTSVANAQNIKLVLDIVLNKAKQDKLIVVVSAFTKVTDLLILASKKAASNDESFKEVVAEIEKKHLDAIKELIPVSEQSSSLSHIKRIINHLETLLDGCFLLGELSPRTSDTILSFGELLSSYIIAEAFKQHDKNNGYKDSRELIKTNNNYGKAVVNFDVTNSLIADYFASNTSQIVVMPGFIASTDDAIGTTLGRGGSDYTAAIIAGALNATELEIWTDVNGMFTANPKIVKQAQPIATISYQEAMELSHFGAKVLYPPTIQPVLRKNIPILIKNTFEPEAEGTLISIKEDTPNSNPVKGISHIDHISLITLEGSGMIGVAGSSKRLFEVLSHEQINVIFITQASSEHSICIGILNSDAEKAENAINKAFAVEIAQNKIDPCIVETNLCIIALVGENMKNHQGLSGRMFSTLGKNNVNIRAIAQGASERNISAVINERDVKKALNTLHENFFEENTKQLNLFVMGVGNVGEKFIEQISQQKKFLKENLKINVRVVAVSNSRKMYFDEDGIPLKEWQSLLENGETANKEAFITKVKSLNLRNSIFVDITANQEVSETYEQYLKQNVAVVTCNKIACSSAYDNYKKLKNLSRQYNAPFLFETNVGAGLPIIDTLKHLIASGDKVNKIQAVLSGSLNFIFNNFDENNSFHDVVKEAGVQGFTEPDPKIDLSGVDVARKILILIRESGYQFDIEDITNKSFLPAECLATTNNEDFFKSLIKNAAHFENLLAEAKAKDSRLKYVATFENGKASVGLEFIPKESPFYNLEGKDNIVQFYTDRYIDQPLLIKGAGAGAAVTASGIFADVIRIGNI from the coding sequence ATGATAGTATTAAAATTTGGCGGAACTTCTGTAGCCAATGCACAAAATATAAAACTCGTTTTAGATATAGTTCTCAACAAAGCTAAACAAGACAAACTAATAGTGGTAGTTTCAGCTTTTACAAAGGTGACCGATTTATTAATTCTTGCTTCAAAAAAAGCAGCATCAAACGATGAAAGCTTCAAAGAAGTAGTTGCCGAAATAGAGAAAAAGCATTTGGATGCCATCAAAGAATTGATCCCTGTAAGTGAGCAAAGCAGTTCGTTGAGCCACATCAAAAGAATCATCAACCACCTTGAAACTTTATTAGACGGTTGTTTCCTTTTGGGCGAATTATCTCCAAGAACTTCGGATACAATTTTAAGTTTTGGTGAATTGTTATCATCCTATATTATTGCCGAAGCTTTCAAACAGCACGACAAAAATAACGGTTACAAAGACAGCCGTGAATTGATAAAAACCAACAATAATTACGGAAAAGCAGTTGTGAATTTTGATGTTACCAATTCATTAATCGCTGATTATTTTGCTTCAAATACTTCACAAATCGTAGTAATGCCAGGTTTCATCGCTTCTACAGACGATGCTATTGGTACTACATTAGGTCGTGGCGGTTCCGATTATACTGCTGCTATTATTGCAGGTGCATTAAACGCAACCGAATTGGAAATTTGGACTGACGTTAATGGAATGTTTACTGCTAATCCAAAAATTGTAAAACAAGCCCAGCCTATTGCTACTATTTCGTATCAGGAAGCCATGGAATTGTCGCATTTTGGTGCCAAAGTCTTGTATCCACCAACAATTCAGCCTGTTTTGAGAAAGAATATTCCAATTCTAATCAAAAATACTTTCGAACCAGAAGCCGAAGGAACACTTATTTCTATTAAAGAAGACACACCAAACTCAAATCCTGTAAAAGGAATTAGTCATATCGACCATATCAGTTTGATTACACTGGAAGGTTCTGGAATGATTGGCGTTGCGGGTTCATCCAAAAGACTTTTCGAAGTATTGTCCCACGAACAAATCAACGTAATTTTCATAACTCAAGCTTCATCGGAACATTCTATTTGTATCGGAATTCTAAATTCGGATGCCGAAAAAGCTGAAAATGCAATAAATAAAGCTTTTGCCGTTGAAATTGCTCAAAACAAAATTGATCCTTGTATCGTTGAAACTAACCTTTGCATCATTGCATTAGTAGGCGAAAACATGAAAAACCACCAAGGTTTGAGCGGAAGGATGTTCAGTACTTTAGGTAAAAATAACGTCAACATTCGTGCGATTGCGCAAGGAGCTTCCGAAAGAAATATCTCGGCGGTTATCAACGAAAGGGATGTGAAGAAAGCATTGAACACACTTCACGAAAACTTCTTCGAAGAAAACACCAAGCAATTGAACTTGTTCGTGATGGGCGTTGGAAATGTAGGCGAAAAATTCATCGAACAAATCAGCCAGCAAAAGAAATTCTTAAAAGAAAATTTAAAAATAAATGTTAGAGTTGTAGCCGTTTCTAATTCTCGAAAAATGTATTTTGACGAAGACGGAATCCCTTTGAAAGAATGGCAATCGCTATTGGAAAATGGTGAAACTGCCAACAAGGAAGCTTTTATTACAAAAGTAAAATCATTGAATTTACGCAACAGTATTTTTGTGGATATTACAGCCAACCAAGAAGTTTCGGAAACTTATGAGCAATACTTGAAACAAAATGTTGCCGTGGTAACCTGTAACAAAATTGCTTGTTCATCGGCTTATGACAATTACAAAAAACTAAAAAATCTTTCGCGTCAATACAACGCACCTTTCTTATTTGAGACTAATGTGGGGGCAGGTTTACCAATTATTGACACTTTGAAACATTTAATAGCTTCAGGTGATAAAGTGAACAAAATACAAGCGGTATTGTCAGGAAGTTTGAACTTTATTTTCAACAATTTCGACGAAAATAATTCTTTCCACGATGTGGTAAAAGAAGCAGGAGTTCAAGGATTTACAGAGCCAGACCCGAAAATTGACTTAAGTGGAGTTGACGTAGCTAGAAAAATTTTGATTCTAATTCGTGAAAGTGGTTACCAATTCGACATTGAAGATATTACTAATAAATCATTTTTGCCTGCAGAATGCTTGGCAACAACCAATAACGAAGATTTTTTCAAATCACTAATAAAAAATGCAGCCCATTTCGAGAATTTATTAGCGGAAGCCAAAGCAAAAGATTCTCGTTTGAAATACGTTGCGACTTTCGAAAACGGAAAAGCCAGCGTTGGATTGGAATTCATCCCGAAAGAAAGTCCTTTCTATAATTTGGAAGGAAAAGACAATATTGTACAATTTTATACAGACCGTTATATCGACCAACCTTTATTAATAAAAGGTGCTGGTGCTGGTGCTGCAGTTACTGCTTCGGGGATTTTTGCCGATGTAATCAGAATTGGAAATATATAA